A section of the Styela clava chromosome 9, kaStyClav1.hap1.2, whole genome shotgun sequence genome encodes:
- the LOC120339516 gene encoding UPF0764 protein C16orf89 homolog: MKCYLLIFVLSVSIDVKNAEANTKLESLEPTLENLLNSLENLVNFFSKRYDKLNLDGLFGLRSVQGELRRALEKGESGAYPEVRDNIEIQNKIKSILKVADETAALAYPEVKKKDQEYFSNFMHVIDKPWIMYELKPQAIGKIVKSELPWTKFEDIGDHKPDHFDESVSDKCMGTLFGNQGFKKCDIDVCWEQMTKLDTKLYYTTHQVLWFQLGISVGCLDKFEEKLANSGGLKEMFRKLCTSVVFQMDSLFKNGTVPYQFHDIFLEQGMICGAIGFVNTVNRTWLEGAMKWQHPKLGCFREVNVNPDFDYNMVEDLIYKNKLEWQNRNLLMDVAMGDYCSAHQSAVAAGFYAVYLRLFLDPDYVKNMLLPDLFGEDYESKLIWKRRMQYFVLGFLISFFILYLMGKRRKYIHRRCRFLNFL, translated from the coding sequence ATGAAATGTTATTTGCTGATATTTGTGCTGTCTGTCTCTATTGATGTCAAAAATGCTGAGGCTAACACAAAGTTAGAAAGCCTCGAACCAACGTTGGAAAACTTGTTAAATTCGCTTGAAAATTTAGTCAACTTTTTCTCAAAACGATATGACAAACTCAACTTGGATGGTTTGTTCGGACTCAGAAGTGTGCAGGGGGAGCTGAGAAGAGCATTAGAGAAGGGCGAATCTGGAGCTTATCCAGAAGTAAGAGacaacattgaaattcaaaataaaattaaatcaattttaaaagtaGCTGATGAAACTGCGGCATTGGCTTATCCAGAAGTGAAAAAGAAAGATcaggaatatttttcaaattttatgcatgtTATTGACAAACCATGGATAATGTATGAGCTTAAACCACAGGCAATTGGTAAAATTGTTAAAAGTGAATTACCTTGGACTAAATTTGAAGACATAGGAGATCATAAACCAGACCATTTTGATGAAAGTGTCAGTGACAAATGCATGGGCACACTTTTTGGTAATCAGGGTTTCAAAAAATGTGATATAGATGTCTGCTGGGAACAGATGACAAAACTTGATACTAAATTGTATTATACGACACATCAAGTATTATGGTTTCAACTTGGTATATCCGTAGGTTGCCTTGATaagtttgaagaaaagttgGCAAATAGTGGAGGTTTGAAAGAGATGTTTCGAAAGCTGTGTACCAGTGTAGTTTTTCAAATGGATTCTTTGTTTAAAAACGGAACAGTACCTTATCAGTTCCATGATATCTTTTTGGAGCAAGGAATGATATGTGGTGCAATCGGTTTCGTAAATACTGTAAATAGAACATGGTTGGAAGGAGCAATGAAATGGCAGCATCCAAAATTAGGATGTTTTCGCGAGGTGAATGTAAACCCtgattttgattataatatggTTGAAGATCTGATTTATAAGAATAAACTTGAATGGCAGAATCGAAATTTACTCATGGATGTTGCAATGGGTGATTATTGCAGTGCTCACCAATCTGCTGTAGCTGCTGGTTTCTATGCTGTTTATCTTCGTTTGTTTTTGGACCCTGATTATGTGAAAAATATGTTGTTGCCTGACCTGTTCGGAGAAGATTATGAATCAAAGTTGATTTGGAAACGTAGAATGCAATATTTTGTATTAGGATTTCTGATTTCCTTTTTCATTCTGTATTTGATgggaaaaagaagaaaatatatACACAGGAGATGCagatttttgaactttttataa